One Granulicella sp. 5B5 DNA window includes the following coding sequences:
- a CDS encoding peroxiredoxin-like family protein — MQDIDSNLQAQLDAITTSTRGLVQPERLAITDIAVQELLASGVESRVLPVGAQAPSFNLQDALTGKRVHSADLLALGPLVVKFFRGRWCPYCMTELEAWQRLYLVLRERGALLVAISPQMQRQNDFTVQQHELAFPVLSDPGAHTAAAFGAAYSVPDKMRAHYRSILINIPFIHGDQGEHTWRLPVPATFVLSSDGKVIFSEAHADHRVRPEPQDVLNAL; from the coding sequence ATGCAAGACATCGACTCAAATTTGCAGGCGCAACTCGACGCCATCACCACCAGCACCCGCGGCCTTGTGCAGCCCGAGCGCCTCGCCATCACCGACATCGCTGTCCAGGAACTTCTCGCCTCCGGCGTCGAGTCCCGGGTTCTCCCCGTTGGTGCCCAGGCCCCCAGCTTCAACCTGCAGGACGCCCTCACTGGCAAGCGTGTCCACTCCGCCGACCTGCTCGCCCTCGGCCCACTAGTGGTCAAGTTCTTCCGTGGCCGCTGGTGCCCTTACTGCATGACTGAGCTCGAAGCCTGGCAAAGGCTCTACCTCGTTCTCCGCGAGCGCGGCGCCCTGCTGGTAGCAATCAGCCCCCAAATGCAGCGCCAGAATGACTTCACCGTCCAGCAGCACGAGCTGGCCTTCCCCGTTCTCTCTGACCCCGGTGCCCACACGGCCGCCGCCTTCGGCGCCGCATACAGTGTTCCGGACAAGATGCGCGCCCACTACCGCAGCATCCTCATCAACATCCCTTTTATCCATGGCGACCAGGGAGAGCACACCTGGCGTCTCCCCGTTCCGGCAACTTTCGTGCTCTCCAGCGACGGCAAGGTCATCTTCTCCGAAGCTCATGCGGACCATCGTGTCCGGCCCGAGCCGCAGGATGTTTTAAACGCACTGTAG
- a CDS encoding prevent-host-death protein yields MTIDIPNTLAAQFAADGKEPAQALLEAMNVIQLAEEYQRQLDLAAEADEQEGIRQAREDIAAGRVYPAREVFEEMRQKYGIPR; encoded by the coding sequence GTGACCATCGACATTCCGAACACCCTCGCTGCCCAGTTCGCCGCCGACGGCAAAGAACCTGCCCAGGCTTTGCTCGAAGCCATGAACGTCATCCAGCTCGCGGAAGAGTACCAGCGTCAACTCGATCTCGCCGCCGAAGCTGATGAGCAGGAAGGCATCCGGCAGGCGCGCGAAGATATCGCCGCAGGCCGCGTCTATCCGGCTCGCGAGGTATTCGAAGAGATGCGACAAAAGTATGGCATTCCACGTTGA
- a CDS encoding TIR domain-containing protein produces the protein MLPLLEEVFKTSGIPTYTFVRPQEYERMIVGLRTPGRGLVVEGPSGIGKTTGVLTALRELGLEDKTLILSARKEEDRRLISELPAMTGIGPVLIDDFHRLDAPSKQLIADHMKALADEERTDSKLILVGINKAGDSLVKFAADLNNRLDTISLETNSEERIDKLIALGEKALNITLNTRKEIIGDAHGSFHIAQLLCRETCLSAPILEAKEESTEVKVSLEVVREKVLSELGRVFFEPARHFATGPKLRREGRAPYLHMLRWLSESEEWSIQLDQTLSQHPEQRGSVGQVVDKKFIDTFMAATPELADAFHYAPETRTLSIEDPKLIYYLKNLIWNKFARQVGYLATTFESRYDFALSFAGADRDVAEALNDFLTEAQVNVFYDRNEQHRILAANVEDYLAPIYRSEAEFVIAILGAEYPKRIWTKFESEQFRKRFGENSVIPVWFTNVPQGMFDETTRVGGAPLTVRTLSSPN, from the coding sequence ATGCTACCGCTGCTTGAAGAAGTCTTCAAAACCTCTGGAATTCCAACGTACACATTCGTTCGCCCTCAGGAATACGAACGAATGATTGTTGGGCTGCGGACGCCCGGGCGTGGCCTTGTCGTCGAAGGCCCGTCAGGAATCGGGAAGACCACCGGTGTGCTGACGGCTCTTCGGGAGCTCGGACTTGAGGACAAGACCCTTATCCTCAGCGCTCGAAAAGAGGAGGACCGCAGACTCATCAGTGAACTTCCTGCGATGACGGGCATAGGTCCAGTGCTCATCGATGATTTTCATCGGCTAGATGCACCCTCAAAGCAATTAATTGCGGACCACATGAAAGCGCTCGCCGATGAAGAGCGTACGGACAGCAAGCTCATTTTGGTCGGCATCAACAAGGCTGGCGACTCCCTTGTAAAGTTTGCCGCCGATCTAAATAACCGTCTCGACACGATCAGTTTGGAGACGAATTCGGAAGAACGCATTGACAAACTGATTGCGCTTGGGGAAAAGGCCCTTAACATCACTTTGAACACCCGTAAAGAAATCATCGGCGATGCGCACGGAAGCTTTCACATCGCGCAACTGCTATGCAGAGAAACATGTCTCAGCGCGCCGATACTCGAGGCCAAAGAAGAATCGACCGAAGTCAAGGTCAGCCTAGAAGTTGTGCGAGAAAAAGTTCTGTCTGAGTTGGGCCGAGTGTTTTTTGAACCAGCACGGCATTTCGCGACTGGTCCGAAACTTCGACGCGAGGGACGCGCGCCGTACCTACACATGCTTCGCTGGTTGTCTGAGAGCGAAGAATGGTCCATCCAGCTTGATCAGACTCTTTCTCAACATCCCGAGCAAAGAGGCAGCGTGGGTCAAGTCGTCGACAAGAAATTCATTGATACCTTCATGGCAGCGACACCTGAACTCGCAGATGCCTTTCACTATGCGCCAGAGACTAGAACTCTAAGCATAGAAGACCCGAAGCTGATTTATTACTTGAAGAATCTGATCTGGAATAAGTTCGCCCGTCAAGTGGGCTACTTAGCAACCACTTTCGAGTCACGTTATGACTTCGCACTTTCATTTGCCGGAGCCGACCGAGATGTGGCTGAGGCGCTGAACGATTTTCTCACTGAAGCTCAAGTCAACGTTTTCTATGACAGGAATGAGCAGCATAGGATTCTTGCGGCGAATGTCGAAGACTATTTAGCGCCAATCTACCGAAGCGAGGCTGAGTTCGTAATCGCTATCCTCGGAGCCGAATATCCAAAGCGAATTTGGACCAAATTCGAATCAGAACAGTTCCGAAAGCGGTTCGGTGAGAATAGTGTTATCCCCGTGTGGTTTACCAATGTTCCTCAGGGTATGTTCGACGAGACAACGCGGGTGGGGGGGGCACCATTGACCGTTCGAACCCTATCGAGCCCCAACTAG
- the ffh gene encoding signal recognition particle protein, with the protein MFETLSEKLQRSFKTLRGQGTLTDDNINDALRDIRMALLDSDVNLEVTKALIDNIRAKALGSQVATALSPAEQIVKIVRDELIATLGTDTAKFKFASQPPTVILMAGLQGSGKTTTSGKLAAWLKKGGHRPMLVSVDVYRPAAREQLRVVAEATGTKIYEGKYDPATDNNTAAVLRLAKAAFREARDYAHNVLIVDTAGRLGIDEALMDEMAQLKKELNPTEILFVADAMTGQDAVNSAKAFNDKLAITGSILTKMDGDARGGAALSIRQITGQPIKFLGTGEKPDAFEPFHPDRIVSRILGMGDIATLLERAEEKLDKSKATDFARKALSGDGFSLEDFREQLRQIKKLGSMQSIMKMLPSVGPFAGMAQAANSIDDKAFSRTEAIISSMTMKERLNSAIINGSRRKRIAAGAGVQVSEVNNLLKQHAQMSKMFKTMGSGGSKMQQRLMSQMGGGQRFGR; encoded by the coding sequence ATGTTTGAAACCCTCTCCGAAAAGCTGCAACGCTCCTTCAAGACCCTGCGCGGCCAGGGCACCCTCACCGACGACAACATCAACGACGCCCTCCGCGACATCCGCATGGCGCTGCTCGACTCCGACGTCAACCTCGAAGTCACCAAAGCCCTCATCGACAACATCCGCGCCAAGGCGCTCGGCAGCCAGGTCGCCACCGCCCTCTCGCCCGCCGAACAGATCGTCAAAATCGTCCGCGACGAGCTCATCGCCACCCTCGGCACCGACACCGCCAAGTTCAAGTTCGCCTCCCAGCCCCCCACCGTCATTCTCATGGCGGGCCTGCAGGGCTCCGGTAAAACCACCACCTCCGGCAAGCTTGCCGCATGGCTCAAAAAGGGCGGCCACCGCCCCATGCTCGTCTCCGTAGATGTCTACCGCCCCGCCGCGCGCGAGCAGCTCCGCGTCGTCGCCGAAGCCACCGGCACCAAAATCTACGAGGGCAAGTACGACCCAGCCACTGACAACAACACCGCCGCCGTCCTCCGCCTCGCCAAGGCCGCCTTCCGCGAAGCCCGCGACTACGCCCACAACGTCCTCATCGTCGACACTGCTGGGCGTTTGGGAATTGATGAAGCGCTTATGGACGAGATGGCCCAGCTCAAAAAAGAGCTCAACCCTACCGAGATCCTCTTCGTCGCCGACGCCATGACCGGCCAGGACGCCGTCAACTCCGCCAAGGCCTTCAACGACAAGCTCGCCATCACCGGCTCCATCCTCACCAAAATGGACGGCGACGCCCGCGGCGGCGCAGCCCTCTCCATCCGCCAGATCACCGGCCAGCCCATCAAGTTCCTCGGCACAGGCGAAAAGCCCGACGCCTTCGAACCCTTCCACCCCGACCGCATCGTCTCCCGCATTTTGGGGATGGGTGATATTGCAACGCTTTTAGAACGCGCCGAAGAAAAGCTCGACAAGTCCAAGGCCACCGACTTCGCCCGCAAGGCCCTCTCCGGCGACGGCTTCTCCCTCGAAGACTTCCGCGAGCAGCTCAGACAGATCAAGAAGCTCGGCAGCATGCAATCCATCATGAAGATGCTGCCCTCGGTCGGCCCCTTCGCCGGCATGGCCCAGGCCGCCAACTCCATCGACGACAAGGCCTTCTCCCGCACCGAAGCCATCATCAGCTCCATGACGATGAAGGAGCGCCTCAACTCCGCCATCATCAACGGCAGCCGCCGCAAACGCATCGCGGCCGGCGCAGGGGTACAAGTCTCAGAGGTCAACAACCTCCTCAAGCAACACGCCCAGATGTCCAAGATGTTCAAGACCATGGGCAGCGGCGGCAGCAAAATGCAACAACGCCTCATGTCCCAAATGGGCGGCGGCCAAAGGTTTGGACGGTAG
- a CDS encoding site-specific tyrosine recombinase XerD: protein MELATNNAGLLREYVTHLRVERGLAPLTLASYGKDLEQFAEFLEGRDGTLMAAEQEDVAAWMRDKREKGVESRSIARKLSCLRGFYKWLLMDKRVKRDPTVNIESPASWKVLPKSLSESEVGEMLSTTGYRAKAGDASAAALRDHAMLELLYAGGLRVGEIVSLRQEDLNLEAGRVLVRGKGDKERIVPIGRSAVQALEAYAQRGRSSLVKGKLQRALFLSSRGNPMTAGSVWLMVKSVNRSASPHKLRHSMATHMVEHGADLRSVQTMLGHADIATTQVYTHLAIDRLKTVHRLHHPRAKRRVGVVV, encoded by the coding sequence ATGGAGCTGGCGACGAACAATGCGGGGTTGCTGCGGGAGTATGTGACGCATTTGAGGGTGGAGCGCGGGCTTGCGCCGCTTACGCTAGCGTCGTATGGGAAGGACCTGGAGCAGTTTGCGGAGTTTCTGGAGGGGCGCGACGGGACGCTGATGGCGGCGGAGCAGGAAGATGTCGCGGCGTGGATGCGGGACAAGCGCGAGAAGGGGGTGGAATCGCGGTCGATTGCGAGGAAGCTGAGTTGTCTACGGGGGTTCTATAAGTGGCTGTTGATGGACAAGCGCGTGAAGCGGGACCCGACGGTGAATATCGAGTCACCGGCGAGTTGGAAGGTGCTGCCGAAGTCGCTGAGCGAGAGCGAAGTCGGGGAGATGCTTTCGACGACGGGGTACAGGGCGAAGGCTGGTGATGCGAGTGCGGCTGCTCTGCGAGACCATGCGATGCTGGAGCTGCTGTATGCAGGCGGGCTGCGGGTGGGGGAGATCGTGAGTCTTCGCCAGGAGGACTTGAATCTGGAAGCCGGGCGGGTGCTGGTGCGTGGCAAAGGGGATAAAGAGCGCATCGTGCCGATTGGGCGGAGCGCGGTGCAGGCGCTTGAGGCCTATGCGCAGCGGGGGCGGTCGTCTTTGGTGAAGGGGAAGCTGCAGCGGGCGCTGTTTCTTAGCTCGCGTGGGAACCCGATGACGGCCGGGTCGGTTTGGCTGATGGTGAAGAGTGTGAATCGCAGTGCCAGCCCGCACAAGCTGCGGCACAGCATGGCGACGCATATGGTGGAGCATGGGGCGGATTTGCGCAGTGTGCAGACGATGCTGGGACATGCGGATATTGCTACGACGCAGGTGTATACGCATCTGGCGATTGACCGGCTGAAGACGGTGCATCGGTTGCATCATCCGCGGGCGAAGCGGCGGGTGGGGGTGGTGGTATGA
- a CDS encoding tyrosine-type recombinase/integrase codes for MRGFAEWLAKELGEVDIKAVEHTHIRAYMAVLYDRGLTKASVARALAAVRSWFKWLAKAGMVESNPAALVSTPKLPKHLPRVPSVEELARVLDGMAATSHSSAMKLRMNGAPNDEAGESAAWPERDRVIFELLYGCGIRNSELCGMDVESIRWSDDAVRVFGKGRKERLVPLGDAAAEAVRAYLPRREAKLVAAGKGKLVHDGPLLVNATARGACRLTTRSVGRIVKAIAMGRGLAADVHPHTLRHAFGTHMLEEGADLRAIQEMLGHERLSTTQRYTQLTVGQVQRVYDETHPRAR; via the coding sequence GTGCGTGGGTTTGCGGAGTGGCTGGCGAAGGAGCTTGGTGAGGTAGACATCAAAGCCGTTGAACATACGCATATTCGTGCGTACATGGCGGTGCTGTATGACCGTGGGTTGACGAAGGCGAGTGTGGCTCGGGCGCTGGCGGCGGTGCGGAGCTGGTTCAAGTGGCTGGCGAAGGCGGGGATGGTGGAGAGCAATCCGGCGGCGCTGGTGAGTACACCGAAGCTGCCGAAGCATCTGCCTCGGGTGCCTAGTGTGGAAGAGCTTGCGAGGGTGTTGGATGGGATGGCGGCCACATCCCACTCATCCGCGATGAAGCTGCGTATGAATGGGGCACCCAACGATGAGGCGGGGGAGAGTGCGGCGTGGCCGGAGCGGGATCGGGTGATCTTTGAGTTGCTGTATGGGTGTGGGATTCGCAACTCGGAGCTGTGTGGGATGGATGTCGAGTCAATTCGTTGGAGCGACGATGCGGTCCGTGTGTTTGGCAAGGGGCGCAAGGAACGGCTGGTGCCGCTGGGCGATGCTGCAGCGGAGGCGGTACGGGCCTACCTGCCGAGGCGTGAGGCGAAGCTGGTCGCTGCGGGCAAGGGAAAGCTGGTGCATGATGGGCCGCTGTTGGTTAACGCAACAGCGCGTGGGGCCTGCCGATTGACGACGCGGAGTGTGGGGAGGATTGTGAAGGCGATTGCAATGGGGCGCGGTCTGGCGGCGGATGTGCATCCGCATACGCTGCGCCATGCATTTGGCACGCACATGCTGGAGGAGGGCGCGGACCTGCGCGCTATCCAGGAGATGCTAGGGCATGAGCGGTTGTCGACGACGCAGCGGTATACGCAGCTAACGGTGGGGCAGGTGCAGCGGGTGTATGACGAGACGCATCCACGGGCGCGGTAA
- a CDS encoding DUF202 domain-containing protein, with translation MDKPAEQDPRIYFAAERTFLAWIRTGLGLMGVGFAVSRFGLFLREFTATQHPAAQISTTHSLITGVALVALGVIVNIAAVISHIRITRELATGTWQPGRISRTAVALALTLAIAGIGMAFYLIHFR, from the coding sequence ATGGATAAGCCTGCCGAGCAAGACCCGCGCATCTACTTCGCAGCCGAGCGCACCTTCCTCGCCTGGATACGCACTGGTCTCGGTCTAATGGGCGTCGGCTTCGCCGTAAGCCGCTTCGGGCTTTTTCTCCGCGAGTTCACAGCCACTCAACACCCTGCCGCGCAAATCTCGACCACACACTCCCTCATCACAGGAGTCGCACTGGTCGCACTCGGCGTCATCGTGAACATTGCCGCAGTCATCAGCCACATCCGCATCACACGGGAGCTGGCCACAGGCACATGGCAGCCCGGCAGAATCTCGCGCACTGCCGTCGCACTTGCTCTTACCCTCGCCATCGCGGGTATAGGAATGGCGTTCTACCTCATCCATTTCCGCTAA
- a CDS encoding rhodanese-like domain-containing protein: protein MDFEITVDQARTLLAAEHPPLLLDVREPWEVATAGIDGATLIPMNEIPGRAHQELNDEAPILVLCHHGARSLSVTAWLRNQGFDKAQSIAGGIDAWSRLIDPHIPRY, encoded by the coding sequence ATGGACTTCGAGATCACCGTAGACCAAGCCCGCACTCTCCTCGCCGCCGAGCACCCACCGCTCCTCCTCGACGTCCGCGAGCCATGGGAAGTAGCCACCGCCGGCATCGACGGCGCCACCCTCATCCCTATGAACGAAATCCCCGGCCGCGCCCACCAGGAGCTCAACGACGAGGCTCCCATCCTCGTCCTCTGCCACCACGGCGCGCGTTCACTCTCCGTCACCGCTTGGCTGCGGAATCAGGGCTTCGACAAGGCGCAGTCCATCGCCGGCGGCATCGACGCATGGTCCCGCCTCATCGACCCGCACATCCCCCGCTACTGA